Proteins encoded together in one Planctomyces sp. SH-PL14 window:
- a CDS encoding PSD1 and planctomycete cytochrome C domain-containing protein: MPSPLLLRLALLAALFASSSVRADDKVDYAKQIKPVLHERCYACHGALKQEGGLRLDTAALAIQGGDSGAALVPGDAAESVLLQRVSARDDSERMPPEGEPLTPAQIEVLRRWIEQKAPAPADEQPEADPRRHWAFQSPVRPPVPVVRNEAWQRNPIDAFLAAEHERHGLTPQTPADRLAWLRRVTLDLTGLPPSRAEMVAFQADDSAEAYDRVVDRLLASPQYGERWGRHWMDIWRYSDWWGLGAEVRNSQKHIWHWRDWIIESLNADVGYDQMLREMLAADELYPDDLDRLRAGGFLARQYFKFNRTTWLDGVVEHTAKAMLGLTANCAKCHDHKYDPLSQQEYYQLRAFFEPYQIRTEFVLGQTTPEKDGIPRPFDCNLDQKTYLHIRGDESKPDEGRVIVPGVPSFLPQETLRIESISLPPVATRPGLRAFVVEAHRAAADKAIAAARTELESARRRLKESELAAANVPAKEEPPSAEPKTLIEDRFTADRPDLREARSGVWKQESDRFVQTQTGATRAALRWKVAPPRDFEARLRYIPRGGETWKSVGIAFDVAGPEQEVLAYLSSYAGGPKAQVSYRAGGGSVYPAEGAQGRPIPLDEPHELVLRVRDTLVNLTVDGQESVAYHLPIPRQDGPLELIAFDARAEFLSFELRTLPMGVPLREPAAKGSAKGKPTGPLPVDQAQLTVAIIEKALVAAEAERASIDARAAADAARFPTSGSADAAPAIRAAVEAERRAAIARADEAVSRAELALLQAPTEEAGKAKREEAEKGLAKAKEALDAARKALETPGVAYAELAGAYKTLESNVETEESRSKPFPTTSSGRRAALARWMTDSRHPLTPRVAVNHIWSRHMGRPLVATVFDFGRKGAAPTHPELLDWLAVEFVESGWSMKHLHRLIVTSQAYRLSSSSVGAEAANRVADAENRYYWRGNPVRMEAQVVRDSLLSLAGELDLTRGGPSIPVKEESRRRSLYYVHSHNEHQTFLSIFDDANVLDCYRRAESIVPQQALALENSEVALAMAERIADRIAKEGCAEADDEFVREAFLVTLNIEPSDDERTLLRAALVQLTATSREQKRPMPERQARVSLVHALLNHNDFVTIR, from the coding sequence TTGCCGTCTCCTTTGCTGCTCCGCCTGGCACTGCTGGCCGCACTCTTTGCATCAAGTTCGGTTCGGGCCGATGACAAGGTCGACTACGCGAAGCAGATCAAGCCGGTCCTGCACGAGCGGTGTTACGCCTGCCACGGCGCGCTGAAGCAGGAAGGGGGCCTGCGGCTCGACACCGCGGCCCTGGCGATCCAGGGAGGAGACAGCGGTGCGGCGCTCGTGCCGGGGGACGCCGCTGAGAGCGTGCTGCTCCAGCGGGTCTCCGCCCGCGATGACTCCGAGCGGATGCCGCCGGAAGGAGAGCCGCTGACTCCCGCACAGATTGAGGTCCTCCGCCGCTGGATCGAGCAGAAAGCTCCCGCCCCCGCCGATGAGCAGCCGGAAGCCGATCCGCGCCGGCACTGGGCCTTTCAGTCCCCGGTCCGTCCACCGGTCCCCGTCGTCCGGAACGAAGCCTGGCAGCGGAACCCGATCGATGCCTTCCTGGCGGCCGAACACGAGCGGCACGGCCTCACTCCGCAGACACCGGCCGACCGGCTCGCGTGGCTGCGGCGGGTCACGCTCGACCTGACCGGGCTCCCGCCGTCGCGGGCCGAGATGGTGGCGTTCCAAGCGGACGACTCCGCCGAGGCGTACGACCGCGTTGTCGATCGGCTGCTTGCCAGTCCGCAGTATGGCGAGCGATGGGGGCGGCACTGGATGGATATCTGGCGGTACAGCGATTGGTGGGGGCTGGGGGCAGAGGTCCGGAACTCCCAGAAGCACATCTGGCACTGGCGGGACTGGATCATCGAGTCGCTGAACGCCGATGTCGGGTACGACCAGATGCTCCGTGAGATGCTGGCGGCCGACGAGCTTTACCCGGACGACCTGGACCGGCTGCGGGCGGGGGGCTTCCTGGCCCGGCAGTACTTCAAGTTCAACCGGACGACGTGGCTGGACGGCGTCGTCGAGCACACGGCGAAGGCGATGCTGGGCCTGACGGCGAACTGCGCGAAGTGCCACGACCACAAGTACGATCCGCTCTCGCAGCAGGAGTACTACCAGCTCCGGGCGTTCTTCGAGCCGTACCAGATCCGGACCGAGTTCGTTCTGGGCCAGACCACGCCGGAGAAGGACGGCATCCCGCGTCCTTTCGACTGCAATCTCGATCAGAAGACGTACCTCCACATCCGGGGGGACGAGAGCAAGCCGGACGAGGGCCGCGTCATTGTTCCGGGCGTCCCGAGTTTTCTCCCGCAGGAGACGCTGCGGATCGAATCCATCTCGCTCCCGCCTGTGGCCACCCGGCCGGGCCTCCGCGCGTTCGTTGTTGAGGCGCACCGCGCTGCCGCCGACAAGGCGATCGCGGCTGCGCGGACTGAGCTCGAGTCCGCGCGACGGCGGCTGAAGGAGTCCGAGCTCGCGGCGGCGAATGTCCCGGCGAAGGAGGAACCGCCCAGCGCCGAGCCGAAGACGTTGATCGAGGACCGCTTCACGGCGGACCGGCCTGATCTGCGGGAAGCGCGAAGCGGCGTCTGGAAGCAGGAAAGCGATCGCTTCGTCCAGACGCAGACCGGCGCGACCCGCGCGGCACTGCGGTGGAAGGTCGCGCCGCCACGGGACTTTGAAGCGCGGCTCCGCTACATCCCGCGCGGCGGGGAGACGTGGAAGTCGGTTGGAATCGCCTTCGATGTCGCGGGTCCGGAGCAGGAAGTCCTCGCGTACCTCAGTTCCTACGCCGGCGGTCCCAAGGCGCAGGTCTCCTATCGAGCCGGAGGCGGCTCGGTCTATCCGGCCGAGGGAGCGCAGGGGCGGCCGATCCCGCTCGATGAACCGCACGAGCTGGTCCTCCGGGTCCGGGATACGCTCGTCAACCTGACCGTCGATGGCCAGGAGTCGGTTGCCTACCACCTGCCGATTCCGCGGCAGGACGGGCCGCTTGAGCTCATCGCCTTCGACGCGCGGGCCGAGTTCCTCTCGTTCGAGCTGCGGACATTGCCGATGGGAGTTCCGCTCCGCGAGCCTGCTGCAAAAGGTTCCGCGAAGGGAAAGCCCACCGGGCCGCTGCCGGTCGACCAGGCGCAGCTCACCGTGGCGATCATCGAAAAAGCTCTTGTTGCTGCGGAGGCGGAACGAGCCTCGATCGATGCCCGGGCCGCAGCCGATGCCGCGCGCTTCCCGACCTCTGGGTCAGCCGATGCCGCCCCAGCGATTCGGGCGGCCGTCGAGGCCGAGCGCCGCGCCGCGATTGCCCGCGCCGATGAGGCGGTCAGCCGGGCTGAGCTCGCTCTGCTCCAGGCCCCGACGGAAGAGGCCGGAAAAGCCAAGCGGGAGGAAGCGGAGAAGGGACTCGCCAAGGCGAAGGAGGCGCTGGACGCCGCCCGCAAGGCCCTGGAGACTCCCGGAGTGGCCTACGCCGAACTGGCTGGGGCGTACAAGACGCTCGAGTCGAATGTCGAGACAGAAGAGTCCCGCTCGAAGCCGTTCCCGACGACGAGCAGCGGCCGCCGCGCCGCCCTGGCCCGGTGGATGACGGATTCGCGGCATCCGCTCACGCCGCGGGTCGCTGTCAATCACATCTGGAGCCGGCATATGGGCCGGCCGCTGGTCGCGACTGTTTTCGACTTTGGGCGTAAGGGGGCTGCGCCGACGCATCCCGAGTTGCTCGACTGGCTGGCGGTCGAGTTTGTCGAGTCGGGGTGGAGCATGAAGCATCTCCATCGGTTGATCGTCACTTCGCAGGCGTACCGGCTTTCGTCGTCGAGCGTGGGGGCCGAGGCGGCGAACCGCGTGGCGGATGCGGAGAACCGGTACTACTGGCGGGGGAATCCGGTCCGGATGGAGGCGCAGGTGGTTCGGGACAGTCTGCTTTCGCTGGCGGGTGAGTTGGACCTGACGCGGGGTGGGCCGTCGATCCCGGTGAAGGAGGAGTCGCGGCGGCGGAGTCTGTATTACGTGCATTCGCACAATGAGCATCAGACGTTCCTGTCGATCTTTGACGATGCGAATGTGCTGGACTGTTATCGGCGGGCGGAGAGCATTGTTCCGCAGCAGGCGCTGGCGCTGGAGAACAGCGAGGTCGCGCTGGCGATGGCGGAGAGGATTGCGGACCGGATTGCGAAGGAGGGGTGCGCGGAGGCTGATGACGAGTTTGTGCGGGAGGCGTTTCTGGTGACGCTGAACATTGAGCCGAGCGACGACGAGCGGACGCTGCTGCGGGCTGCGCTGGTTCAGTTGACGGCGACGTCTCGCGAGCAGAAGCGGCCAATGCCGGAGCGGCAGGCGCGCGTGAGCCTCGTCCACGCGCTACTGAACCACAACGACTTCGTGACAATCCGCTGA
- the prpB gene encoding methylisocitrate lyase: MSASAGESPGAAFRRAVEEERPLQVAGVINAYCARLAEGAGFRALYLSGAGVANASFGLPDLGMTSLDNVLEDARRITATTRLPLLVDCDTGWGSRLTIGRTVREMIRAGVAAIHLEDQVDAKRCGHRPGKRLVPAEEMIDRVRSAAEAKTDPAFVLMARTDAAAGEGLAAAIDRAGRYVEAGADMIFAEALRTADEFRQFAAAIPVPILANMTEFGKTPLLTTDELRAAGVRLALYPLSAFRAMSAAALRVYETLRRDGTQKAVVDGMQTREELYRVLDYHTWEQKLDSGP; this comes from the coding sequence ATGTCCGCGTCGGCGGGGGAGTCACCGGGGGCCGCCTTCCGCCGTGCGGTTGAGGAGGAGCGGCCATTGCAGGTCGCCGGCGTCATCAACGCTTACTGTGCGCGGCTCGCCGAGGGGGCCGGGTTCCGGGCGCTCTACCTCTCGGGCGCGGGGGTCGCGAATGCCTCCTTCGGGCTCCCCGATCTGGGAATGACCTCGCTCGACAACGTCCTCGAAGACGCGCGGCGGATCACGGCGACGACGCGGCTCCCGCTCCTCGTCGACTGCGACACCGGGTGGGGAAGCCGGCTGACGATCGGCCGGACCGTCCGCGAAATGATCCGGGCAGGAGTCGCCGCGATCCATCTCGAAGACCAGGTCGACGCCAAGCGGTGCGGCCATCGCCCGGGGAAACGGCTCGTCCCGGCGGAAGAGATGATCGACCGCGTCCGATCCGCGGCCGAGGCCAAGACTGACCCCGCGTTCGTCCTCATGGCCCGGACCGATGCCGCGGCGGGCGAAGGGCTCGCCGCAGCGATCGACCGGGCGGGCCGGTACGTCGAAGCCGGGGCGGACATGATCTTCGCCGAGGCCCTGCGGACCGCCGACGAGTTCCGGCAGTTCGCGGCGGCGATCCCGGTCCCGATCCTGGCCAACATGACCGAGTTCGGGAAGACGCCGCTGCTGACGACCGACGAACTCCGCGCCGCGGGGGTCCGGCTGGCCCTTTATCCCCTCTCGGCCTTCCGCGCCATGAGCGCCGCCGCCCTGCGGGTCTACGAAACGCTCCGCCGCGACGGGACGCAGAAAGCGGTCGTCGACGGGATGCAGACCCGCGAGGAGCTGTACCGGGTACTCGACTACCACACCTGGGAGCAGAAGCTCGACAGCGGGCCGTAG
- the prpC gene encoding 2-methylcitrate synthase yields the protein MSTTRTGGLEGIVAGQTALSTVGKEGVGLTYRGYSIEDLAEHAGFEEVAWLLLRGELPTAAELEGYQTRLRERRGLPGPLRDILERLPATAHPMDVLRTGCSALGCLEPEEDGRSALDVIDRLLGLFPSMLCYWHQFHATGERLDVETDDRTIAGHFLRLLHGRPPEETARRALDVSLTLYAEHEFNASTFTARIAASTLADVYSAITAAIGTLRGPLHGGANEAAFALIEEFADPEAAEQGVMEKLRRKEKIMGFGHRVYRHTDPRSTIIQRWAERLGRETGDTRFYPVSVRIDEVMRREKKIFTNLDFYSAGAYHFLGIPAPLFTPLFVFARTAGWGAHILEQRANNRLIRPDADYVGSPPRPFVPLAKRTASAGG from the coding sequence ATGAGTACGACACGTACCGGCGGTCTCGAAGGGATCGTCGCCGGCCAGACCGCCCTGAGCACGGTCGGTAAGGAGGGGGTCGGGCTGACCTACCGGGGGTACTCGATCGAGGACCTCGCGGAGCACGCCGGATTCGAAGAGGTCGCCTGGCTCCTCCTCCGCGGGGAACTGCCGACCGCGGCGGAGCTGGAGGGCTACCAGACCCGGCTTCGGGAACGGCGCGGCCTGCCGGGCCCCCTGCGGGACATCCTGGAACGGCTCCCCGCCACGGCCCATCCGATGGATGTCCTCCGGACCGGATGCTCCGCTCTCGGATGTCTCGAGCCCGAAGAAGACGGCCGGAGCGCGCTCGATGTCATCGACAGGCTCCTGGGCTTGTTCCCCTCGATGCTCTGCTACTGGCACCAGTTTCACGCGACCGGCGAACGACTCGACGTCGAGACCGACGACCGGACGATCGCCGGACACTTTCTCCGGCTGCTGCACGGTCGTCCTCCGGAGGAGACCGCCCGCCGCGCGCTCGATGTCTCGCTGACTCTCTATGCCGAGCATGAGTTCAACGCGTCGACCTTCACGGCCCGGATCGCCGCCTCGACGCTGGCGGATGTTTACTCGGCGATCACGGCCGCGATCGGGACGCTTCGTGGCCCGCTTCATGGGGGGGCGAATGAGGCCGCTTTCGCGCTGATCGAGGAGTTCGCCGACCCCGAGGCCGCCGAGCAGGGGGTTATGGAAAAGCTCCGGCGGAAGGAGAAGATTATGGGGTTCGGCCACCGGGTCTACCGGCACACCGATCCCCGCTCGACGATCATCCAGCGGTGGGCCGAGCGGCTCGGGCGGGAGACGGGGGACACGCGGTTCTATCCGGTCTCGGTCCGGATCGACGAGGTGATGCGCCGCGAGAAGAAGATCTTCACCAACCTCGATTTCTACTCGGCCGGGGCGTATCACTTCCTCGGGATCCCGGCCCCGCTGTTCACGCCCCTCTTTGTTTTCGCCCGCACCGCGGGATGGGGGGCGCACATTCTGGAACAACGGGCAAACAACCGACTCATCCGCCCCGACGCCGACTACGTCGGATCCCCCCCGCGGCCGTTCGTCCCGCTGGCGAAACGGACCGCCTCGGCTGGCGGGTGA
- a CDS encoding bifunctional 2-methylcitrate dehydratase/aconitate hydratase, with protein MASLPTDSVIQQIADYTAAAPPESGEAYDTARLCLMDSLGCALLALNTPACARMVGPVVPGATLPGGARVPGTEFELDPVQGALNFGTMVRWLDYNDTWLAAEWGHPSDNLGAILMTADWLSRQRQRGGQPPITVRDILGAMIQAYEIQGILALDNAFNRVGLDHVLLVRIASTAVATKMLGGTRDQIAAAVSQAWLDGGALRTYRHAPNAGPRKSWAAGDATSRAVRLALWTMAGAPGYATPLTTPTWGFQDSLFRGKSITLAQPLGSYVMEHVLFKVAYPAEFHAQTAVEAAVRLSPGVRGRLDAIQRIAIETQEPGVRIITKSGPLRNPADRDHCLQYMAAVALLHGTVTAEHYEAEAAADPRIDWLRERMDVVENHAFSRDYLDPGKRSIANAVQVFFTDGTSTERVEVEYPLGHRRRRAESRPELLRKFERNMASRLPEPAVAQLVSLWDDPARLDALSVSDLIGITLP; from the coding sequence ATGGCCTCGCTTCCGACCGACAGCGTCATCCAGCAGATTGCGGACTACACCGCCGCCGCCCCTCCCGAGAGCGGCGAGGCGTACGACACCGCGCGACTGTGCCTGATGGACAGCCTGGGGTGCGCCTTGCTGGCGCTGAATACGCCAGCGTGCGCGCGGATGGTCGGCCCGGTCGTCCCCGGGGCAACGCTGCCCGGCGGCGCCCGGGTTCCCGGAACGGAGTTCGAGCTCGATCCGGTTCAGGGGGCGCTGAACTTCGGCACGATGGTCCGCTGGCTCGACTACAACGACACCTGGCTGGCGGCCGAATGGGGCCACCCCTCCGACAACCTGGGGGCGATCCTGATGACCGCCGACTGGCTCAGCCGCCAGCGGCAACGCGGCGGCCAGCCGCCGATCACCGTCCGCGACATCCTCGGGGCGATGATCCAGGCGTACGAGATCCAGGGGATCCTGGCTCTCGACAACGCCTTCAACCGCGTCGGCCTCGATCACGTCCTTCTGGTCCGGATCGCCTCGACGGCGGTCGCCACCAAGATGCTCGGCGGAACGCGGGACCAGATCGCCGCGGCGGTGAGTCAGGCATGGCTCGACGGGGGTGCCCTGCGGACCTACCGCCACGCGCCGAATGCCGGTCCGCGGAAGAGCTGGGCCGCCGGCGACGCGACGAGCCGCGCCGTCCGGCTCGCCCTGTGGACGATGGCGGGCGCTCCCGGTTACGCCACGCCGCTGACGACGCCGACCTGGGGCTTTCAGGACAGCCTGTTCCGCGGCAAGTCCATCACACTCGCCCAGCCGCTCGGCAGCTACGTGATGGAGCACGTCCTGTTCAAAGTCGCCTACCCGGCGGAGTTCCACGCCCAGACCGCCGTCGAGGCGGCGGTGCGGCTCTCGCCCGGCGTCCGGGGCCGCCTCGACGCGATTCAGCGAATCGCGATCGAGACGCAGGAACCGGGGGTTCGGATCATCACCAAGAGCGGCCCGCTGCGGAACCCGGCCGACCGGGACCACTGCCTGCAGTACATGGCCGCGGTCGCCCTGCTGCACGGGACGGTCACGGCGGAGCACTACGAGGCCGAGGCGGCGGCCGACCCGCGGATCGACTGGCTACGGGAGCGAATGGACGTTGTCGAGAATCACGCATTCTCCCGCGACTATCTCGATCCGGGCAAGCGGTCGATCGCCAATGCGGTCCAGGTGTTCTTCACCGACGGCACGTCGACCGAGCGGGTCGAGGTCGAGTACCCCCTCGGCCATCGCCGCCGCCGCGCGGAGTCCCGGCCGGAGCTCCTCCGAAAATTCGAGCGGAACATGGCGTCGCGGCTGCCGGAGCCCGCCGTCGCGCAACTCGTGTCGCTGTGGGACGACCCGGCCCGCCTCGACGCCCTGAGTGTGTCGGACCTGATCGGGATCACGCTGCCGTGA